The window TCTGGGGGCTGATCCCATTGCTATGGCTGTTTCCTATACCTCGTGGCTTAAAGGAATGCCTATCAGCGCCTTCGTTGTGCGAAAAGAGCCTAAAGGACACGGTGCGATGACCCAAATAGAGGGCAACCTGTCCCCGGGGGATCGAGTTGTCGTTGTTGACGATGTGATTACAACCGGTGGATCAACAATAAAGGCTATAGAAGTATGTCGAGCGGCTGGGATGGAAGTCTGTAAAGTAGTTGTTCTGGTGGATCGGGAAGAAATGAGCGGTAGAGCTAACATCGAGCGGCTTGTGCCGGATGTGGAAGCTCTGGTGACACGGAGCGAAATAATGGAACTCTATGAAGTTTGCCGTCAACGTTAGAACGTAGGGGCTAAAAATTTTTCGCCCTAACGATAGAAAATCCATCATATGACTCGCTACGATCCTGAATGCCACCATCGCCGATCCATACATTTGAAGAACTACGATTATACCCAACCGGGTTCGCATTTTATCACCCTGTGCACGCACAAATGGGCGCATCTGTTCAGTCGTGTGGTGGATGGGAAAATGATATTGAACGTATTCGGGAGAATCGTGTGCGAAGAATGGTTCCGCTCAGCGGACATCCGGACAGAAATCAAATTGCGCCATGATGAGTTAGTCGTCATGCCCAACCATATTCACGGCATTGTGTGGATTGTGGACACCGGGGAAACAATCGTCGGTGACGTAAGGGCGGACGGCCGTGCGCCCCTACATCGTCCCCCCGATGTTCATCGCTGGGAGCGTTTTAAGGCTGGCTTTTAGAATTTTCTCTTAACTCAACTATTTTCTTGTAAACACTACGGCGGGAGATACCAAAACGGTTGGCTATTTCATGAGCCAGTTCCCTGGTTGATTTGGTAGGATTTTCGTCAAGCAATTTCTGGATGGTGTCGTCAATAGATGCTTTTTGTAAAATCTCAAGATCGTGTGATTCTGTGTTGGCACCATAATCTACAAAATCGATACGAGCTTTCCTTTCGGCGATTTGTGCCCCTTCCACCACTATGGTTATCTCACCTTTGATTTCATTACTTCTT of the Thermodesulforhabdaceae bacterium genome contains:
- the pyrE gene encoding orotate phosphoribosyltransferase, whose product is MDKTMLDRLKKMILERSFQYSETPIFKLVHGGMSNFYFNCKKVTLDPEGQFLIGQLIFELIKHLKPKAIGGLTLGADPIAMAVSYTSWLKGMPISAFVVRKEPKGHGAMTQIEGNLSPGDRVVVVDDVITTGGSTIKAIEVCRAAGMEVCKVVVLVDREEMSGRANIERLVPDVEALVTRSEIMELYEVCRQR